In the Chloroherpetonaceae bacterium genome, one interval contains:
- the recG gene encoding ATP-dependent DNA helicase RecG — MHSASFFQSDIKFLKGIGPNRADALYRAGIRTFEDFLNFFPRRYLDRTLIKSIAALREGETATVVGEIKSVRLEGTSWKNRRLVVQLFDRTGRLDLTWFQGAQYLQKVFKAGEALAVSGKVGFFGSRPQMLHPDFDKLSLPESSDGELDGEQSDYELFNTGKIIALYSTTEAMKQVGLSNRTLRRLMREMLHKAKPYIEENLPPLLLSKYDLMPLPDAYEQIHFPDSIEALERAKFRLKWTELFFMQLLFALRKEETASTVHATPFLKVGDYTNRLYQSLPYEMTNAQKRVIKEIRADMRSGSQMNRLLQGDVGSGKTLVAMFAMMIALDNGAQCAFMAPTEILATQHYITLKSLLAPLGVTIELLVGKQRKKLREEILEAIATGKTQIVVGTHALIQDKVQFHNLGLAIIDEQHRFGVLQRKALQDKALNPHILLMTATPIPRTLAMTLYGDLDVSIIDEMPKNRKPVITYLRHESEREKVYEAVKEEIRKGRQAYIVYPLVEESEKVDLAAAVESYEYLKNNVFEECRVGLIHGRMFPYEKEEEMELFRSGKTRVLVGTTVIEVGVDVPNATIMVIEHAERFGLAQLHQLRGRVGRGAEQSYCYLIYDKLTVDAKARLYAMEETTDGFKIAEIDARLRGTGNIMGTQQSGNITNLKIANLNEDSEILQSAREAAFALVAQDPHLRFPEHRCVRDYYIRHFRHKYGLSDVG, encoded by the coding sequence ATGCACAGCGCCAGCTTTTTCCAAAGCGACATTAAGTTTCTCAAGGGCATTGGACCAAACCGTGCCGATGCGCTTTACCGCGCTGGCATTCGCACCTTCGAGGATTTTCTGAACTTTTTCCCACGCCGCTACCTTGATAGAACGCTCATCAAAAGCATCGCTGCCCTTCGGGAAGGAGAAACCGCCACAGTTGTCGGTGAAATTAAGTCTGTCCGTCTTGAAGGTACATCGTGGAAAAACCGTCGGCTGGTGGTGCAGCTCTTTGACCGAACAGGGCGGCTTGACCTAACATGGTTTCAAGGGGCGCAGTATCTGCAAAAGGTCTTTAAGGCGGGCGAAGCACTAGCAGTCTCAGGCAAGGTGGGGTTCTTCGGCTCGCGACCACAAATGCTGCACCCTGACTTCGACAAACTCTCCTTACCAGAGTCCAGCGATGGCGAACTGGACGGCGAGCAAAGCGATTATGAGCTGTTTAACACAGGCAAGATCATTGCGCTCTACTCCACAACCGAAGCAATGAAGCAAGTTGGGCTGAGCAACCGCACGCTCCGCCGACTGATGCGGGAAATGCTACATAAAGCAAAGCCATACATTGAAGAAAACTTGCCACCGTTGTTGCTCTCCAAATATGACCTAATGCCCCTACCAGATGCCTACGAACAAATTCACTTTCCAGACTCTATTGAGGCACTGGAGCGCGCCAAGTTTCGCTTAAAGTGGACGGAGCTGTTTTTTATGCAACTGCTCTTTGCTTTGCGCAAAGAAGAGACGGCTAGTACAGTTCATGCCACGCCTTTCTTAAAGGTCGGCGACTACACCAATCGGCTTTACCAGTCTTTGCCGTATGAAATGACCAATGCGCAAAAACGTGTAATTAAAGAAATCCGTGCGGATATGCGCAGCGGTAGTCAAATGAATCGCCTGCTGCAAGGAGATGTCGGAAGTGGCAAGACGCTGGTCGCAATGTTTGCAATGATGATTGCGCTGGATAACGGTGCGCAATGTGCCTTTATGGCGCCAACTGAAATTTTAGCGACTCAGCACTACATCACCCTTAAGTCCTTGCTGGCGCCGCTTGGCGTAACGATTGAACTGCTGGTTGGCAAGCAGCGCAAAAAGTTGCGAGAGGAAATCTTGGAAGCGATTGCAACAGGCAAAACGCAAATTGTGGTAGGCACACACGCCTTAATTCAAGATAAGGTGCAGTTCCACAATCTGGGCTTAGCGATTATTGACGAACAGCATCGCTTTGGGGTCTTGCAACGAAAGGCCTTGCAAGACAAAGCCCTCAATCCACACATTCTACTAATGACCGCAACGCCAATTCCCCGCACGCTGGCAATGACGCTCTACGGCGATTTAGATGTCTCTATCATTGACGAAATGCCGAAAAATCGGAAACCTGTCATCACTTACCTGCGCCATGAATCAGAACGTGAAAAAGTGTATGAAGCCGTAAAGGAGGAAATCCGCAAAGGTCGGCAAGCCTACATTGTCTATCCACTTGTCGAAGAATCGGAGAAAGTGGATTTAGCAGCGGCGGTCGAGAGTTATGAGTATTTGAAGAATAATGTTTTTGAGGAGTGTCGTGTAGGACTCATTCACGGGCGAATGTTCCCTTACGAGAAGGAAGAAGAAATGGAGTTGTTCCGCTCTGGCAAAACGCGTGTGCTGGTTGGCACAACAGTCATTGAAGTCGGGGTGGATGTGCCGAATGCGACAATTATGGTTATTGAACACGCAGAGCGCTTCGGTCTAGCGCAACTGCATCAATTGCGTGGGCGCGTGGGCAGAGGAGCAGAGCAGTCTTATTGTTACCTCATCTACGATAAACTGACCGTCGATGCCAAAGCAAGGCTCTACGCAATGGAAGAGACCACCGACGGCTTCAAAATTGCTGAAATTGATGCGCGCCTACGTGGCACAGGCAACATCATGGGCACGCAGCAATCTGGCAACATTACCAATCTTAAAATTGCGAACCTGAACGAAGACAGCGAGATTTTGCAATCCGCACGCGAAGCGGCGTTTGCCTTGGTAGCCCAAGACCCTCATTTGCGTTTCCCTGAGCACCGCTGCGTGCGTGATTACTACATCCGACACTTCCGCCACAAATATGGGCTTTCCGATGTTGGGTGA
- a CDS encoding adenylate/guanylate cyclase domain-containing protein gives MLLFLILQQLTISSMSAGLLHFSKQLRKSKPVRIAAVTLAGFGLSALLQVLGLLEVVELKLLDVRFLYGHNPHREDNSVVMVAIDQNSLTYFQKQGQSWPWPREFYAVMVRYLHKAGAKVIAFDVEFSQPDFDRLSVDAATSDSAFACALKESGCAVLATYLSSDVHTEGENEVFSKHFLPAINASNLNTPAYRSAQAPIPIFQDGAAKLGVVNFQSDRDGIARRVPLICKLGDKYLPYFGLSCFILSKGIGNIDSLLKTLPTASDGNFLLYWYGKGGPNGAFKYYPAGAVIASAIQLERGESPDIPPSEFQDKHIIIGASAAGLLDFKPTPFTPLEPYPGMEIHATMLANLLNGHFLHELPEEGSWLLALCLAVAAGTGFFLLNRVSVSVVFAVLLVLTYLASVYVAFMQARWWIPAAFPILSFLLTFALAAVVSYATEGREKRELRRAFNRYLSPRVIDEILANPDEVELGGKEIEATVFFSDIEGFTSISETLTPKELVMFLNEYFTLASRIILEHGAMVDKYIGDAIMAIFGAPIPKDLHAASACLTALEIHRQLKAFYEKKSADLPHFQTRIGLNTGKMVIGNIGSEMHMDYTVIGDAVNLASRLEGANKEYGTNIIISESTYQQAKDFIEVRELDYLRVKGKAIPIRIYELLSEKGGLSSQEQEKVECFAEALALYRKQDWVGAIRRFEAVLQLSPNDGPAKTYIRRCQMLAHETLPENWDGVYVMKTK, from the coding sequence ATGCTGCTCTTTCTTATCTTGCAGCAACTAACAATCAGTTCAATGTCAGCAGGTCTTTTGCATTTCTCAAAGCAACTGCGAAAGTCCAAGCCCGTGCGAATTGCAGCGGTTACGCTTGCTGGATTCGGGCTCAGCGCACTGCTGCAGGTCTTGGGCTTGCTGGAGGTGGTGGAGCTGAAGCTTTTAGATGTGCGATTTCTCTACGGTCATAATCCGCACCGTGAGGATAACTCCGTTGTGATGGTGGCAATTGACCAAAACAGCCTGACTTATTTCCAAAAGCAAGGGCAAAGCTGGCCATGGCCGAGAGAGTTTTATGCCGTAATGGTGCGTTACCTTCACAAGGCAGGCGCAAAAGTGATTGCCTTTGATGTGGAATTTTCACAGCCTGATTTTGACCGCTTGAGTGTCGATGCAGCCACCTCTGACAGCGCATTTGCCTGTGCACTAAAAGAAAGTGGCTGTGCCGTGCTGGCAACCTATCTCTCGAGTGATGTGCATACGGAGGGCGAAAATGAGGTGTTTTCGAAGCATTTCTTGCCCGCGATAAATGCGTCAAATTTGAATACCCCTGCGTATCGCAGCGCACAAGCACCGATTCCCATCTTTCAAGATGGGGCGGCAAAGCTCGGTGTAGTGAATTTCCAAAGCGACCGTGATGGCATCGCACGGCGTGTGCCACTAATATGCAAGCTGGGTGATAAGTATCTGCCTTACTTCGGACTAAGCTGTTTCATACTTTCCAAAGGCATCGGTAACATAGATTCGCTCCTCAAGACCTTGCCCACTGCAAGCGATGGCAACTTCTTGCTCTATTGGTATGGCAAAGGCGGACCAAATGGCGCATTCAAATACTATCCTGCAGGTGCAGTGATTGCCTCTGCCATTCAACTTGAGCGAGGAGAATCACCCGATATTCCGCCAAGTGAATTTCAGGACAAGCATATCATTATCGGTGCTTCTGCAGCAGGATTGCTGGATTTCAAACCAACCCCATTTACGCCGTTAGAGCCATACCCCGGTATGGAGATTCATGCAACTATGCTGGCAAACCTGCTTAATGGGCATTTCTTGCACGAATTGCCAGAAGAAGGAAGTTGGCTCCTTGCACTGTGTTTAGCAGTTGCAGCTGGCACTGGGTTCTTTCTGCTGAACCGAGTAAGTGTGAGTGTGGTATTTGCTGTTTTATTGGTATTAACTTACCTCGCATCGGTCTATGTTGCATTCATGCAAGCACGCTGGTGGATTCCAGCAGCTTTCCCGATCCTATCGTTTCTGCTGACCTTTGCGCTGGCGGCGGTCGTGAGCTATGCTACAGAAGGCAGAGAAAAGCGCGAGTTGCGAAGAGCCTTCAACCGATACCTGAGTCCGCGCGTCATTGATGAAATCCTTGCCAACCCTGATGAGGTAGAGTTAGGTGGCAAAGAAATTGAGGCAACTGTGTTTTTCTCCGACATTGAGGGCTTTACCAGTATTTCGGAGACACTGACGCCGAAAGAGTTGGTGATGTTCCTCAATGAATACTTTACGCTGGCAAGTCGAATTATCTTAGAGCATGGCGCAATGGTTGATAAATACATCGGCGATGCGATTATGGCAATTTTTGGGGCGCCAATTCCAAAGGATTTACATGCAGCGTCAGCTTGTCTTACTGCTTTGGAAATTCACCGGCAGCTAAAAGCATTTTATGAAAAGAAAAGTGCGGACTTGCCACATTTTCAGACACGCATTGGACTGAACACGGGAAAGATGGTTATCGGCAACATCGGCTCAGAGATGCACATGGACTACACCGTCATTGGTGATGCAGTAAACTTAGCCTCTCGCTTAGAGGGCGCAAATAAGGAATACGGCACAAACATTATCATTAGTGAAAGCACCTATCAGCAAGCAAAAGACTTTATTGAAGTGCGTGAGCTGGATTATCTGCGCGTGAAGGGCAAAGCAATTCCAATTCGCATCTATGAACTGCTCTCTGAAAAGGGAGGGCTTTCGTCGCAGGAGCAAGAAAAAGTTGAGTGCTTTGCCGAAGCACTTGCCTTATACCGCAAGCAGGATTGGGTAGGTGCAATTCGCCGCTTCGAGGCTGTATTGCAGCTCTCGCCAAACGATGGACCTGCCAAGACTTACATTCGCCGTTGCCAGATGCTGGCGCATGAAACACTCCCCGAAAATTGGGACGGCGTGTATGTAATGAAGACAAAGTAG
- a CDS encoding 4Fe-4S binding protein, producing the protein MQPTPQSTHHKTHRKIVYKRLVIQLTFIFVHVALIKFAIPNILWAAIGLVFWGSLVYAASRSGRWVCSTFCWLGGIQDIMFPFAKKRVSFNPKISQYATLILLVIWVPLAWLFHSQAVLDMSENPINNPFNSEESLLVQGGHFLILTLVGLGVTIFGARGMCHYFCPFGIVVQFFKNQRLKRRLASAPPASPVAK; encoded by the coding sequence TTGCAACCTACTCCGCAAAGCACTCACCACAAAACGCATCGCAAAATCGTCTACAAGCGACTGGTGATTCAGCTAACGTTTATTTTCGTTCATGTGGCGCTGATTAAGTTTGCGATTCCAAACATTCTTTGGGCAGCAATTGGGCTGGTGTTTTGGGGTAGTCTGGTCTATGCTGCCTCACGTAGCGGCCGGTGGGTGTGTTCAACTTTCTGCTGGCTGGGCGGAATTCAAGATATTATGTTCCCCTTTGCCAAAAAGCGTGTATCGTTCAATCCAAAAATTTCGCAGTATGCAACGCTGATTTTACTTGTAATCTGGGTGCCATTAGCATGGCTATTTCATAGTCAAGCAGTGCTCGATATGAGCGAAAACCCCATCAACAATCCATTTAACAGCGAAGAGAGTTTGCTGGTGCAAGGTGGACACTTTCTCATTCTCACACTAGTGGGATTAGGCGTAACCATCTTCGGAGCGCGTGGAATGTGCCACTACTTCTGTCCCTTCGGTATTGTGGTGCAGTTCTTCAAAAACCAGCGCTTAAAGCGGCGCTTGGCTTCAGCACCACCTGCGTCGCCAGTGGCGAAGTAA
- a CDS encoding ArsA family ATPase: MLTRDLQAQLGNTKIPRVIIYSGKGGTGKTTVSSASAVALSRQGKRVLIMSSDPAHSISDVFNFKIGRFEPCEIEPNLYGLEIDTIYELKKNMSGFQKFVSSSYTSRGVDSGVASELTTQPGLDEIFALARLLDEAMSGKWDVIILDTSPTGNTLRLLAYPEIIIGGNMGKQFFKLYKNMASLQRSLGATNQPDPEFFEEVNMLMKQMDDINKFILRPEVTFRLVLNPEKLSILETKRAYTFVHLYGINIDAIVVNKVLPTVKTVGEYFEFWSDLHRKYLLEIDNSFYPTPIFRCEMQRVEPIGCDMLYELSKLIFKGESPDKVFYSGKNFWIESKKDALPNMNREILAIRIPFLKDAEEVKVVRMGTDLSVTIDRNHRVITLPRVLYTLEMESFVREGDVLKVLFKEPPMEKEPMELNVDKGILNKLRATRKIAS; encoded by the coding sequence ATGCTCACCAGAGATCTGCAAGCGCAACTGGGCAACACCAAAATCCCTCGAGTCATCATTTATTCTGGCAAGGGTGGCACGGGCAAAACAACCGTCTCTTCAGCCTCTGCGGTTGCCCTGTCACGTCAGGGCAAGCGCGTGCTAATTATGTCCAGCGATCCTGCCCACTCTATTTCCGATGTCTTCAATTTCAAAATAGGGCGCTTTGAGCCGTGCGAAATCGAACCAAATCTATATGGCTTGGAAATCGACACAATTTATGAGCTCAAGAAAAATATGTCGGGCTTTCAGAAGTTTGTCTCGAGTTCCTACACTAGTCGTGGTGTAGACTCAGGCGTCGCCTCAGAATTGACCACACAGCCCGGCTTAGATGAGATTTTTGCCCTAGCTCGCCTCTTAGATGAAGCAATGTCAGGCAAGTGGGACGTGATTATTCTGGATACTTCGCCCACGGGCAACACACTACGGCTCTTAGCTTACCCTGAGATTATCATTGGCGGCAATATGGGCAAGCAGTTCTTTAAGCTTTACAAAAATATGGCCTCGCTGCAGCGCTCACTGGGCGCCACCAATCAGCCTGACCCTGAGTTCTTCGAGGAAGTCAATATGTTAATGAAGCAGATGGACGACATCAACAAGTTCATCTTGCGACCAGAAGTAACCTTCCGCTTAGTTCTAAATCCAGAAAAACTCTCCATTCTCGAAACCAAGCGTGCCTACACATTTGTCCACCTCTATGGCATTAACATTGATGCGATTGTGGTGAACAAAGTCTTGCCAACAGTAAAGACCGTCGGCGAGTATTTCGAGTTCTGGTCAGACCTGCATCGTAAGTATCTTTTGGAAATTGATAACTCGTTTTACCCGACACCAATTTTCCGCTGTGAAATGCAGCGCGTAGAACCAATTGGTTGCGATATGCTCTATGAGCTAAGCAAGCTTATCTTCAAAGGAGAGTCGCCTGATAAGGTGTTCTACAGCGGTAAAAACTTCTGGATCGAGAGCAAAAAGGATGCGCTGCCAAATATGAATCGTGAAATTTTGGCGATTCGCATTCCCTTCCTAAAAGATGCCGAAGAAGTCAAGGTCGTACGAATGGGCACAGACCTGAGTGTGACAATAGATCGCAACCATCGAGTGATTACATTACCACGGGTGCTCTACACGCTGGAAATGGAAAGCTTCGTGCGTGAAGGGGATGTGCTCAAAGTGCTCTTCAAAGAGCCACCAATGGAAAAAGAGCCGATGGAACTGAACGTGGACAAAGGTATCTTGAACAAGCTGCGCGCAACGCGTAAGATAGCTTCCTAA
- the eno gene encoding phosphopyruvate hydratase: protein MPLIEKILARQILDSRGNPTIEVDVYTRSSFGRAAVPSGASTGENEAVELRDGDKKKYLGRGVLKAVKHVNTVINDALTGMVVTQQTEIDHKLIELDGTENKSKLGANAILGVSLACAKAAADFTGLPLYRYIGGALACTLPVPMMNVLNGGAHADNNVDFQEFMIVPVGFSTFSDALQCGAEIFHSLKALLKSKGYSTAVGDEGGFAPNLKSNEEAIELVLEAIGKAGYKAGEASTGASKSKKNAGSSAPAGNVMIALDPATSELYDPAKKKYIFKKSTKQELSSEKMVEYWENWVKQYPIISLEDGMAEHDWEGWAMLTERLGKRIQLVGDDLFVTNTKILSRGIEQGIANSILIKVNQIGTLTETLEAVAMATRNGYTSIISHRSGETEDATIAQLAVATNAGQIKTGSLSRTDRVAKYNELLRIEEQLGSEAKFLGRAAFRV from the coding sequence ATGCCACTCATTGAAAAAATCCTCGCTCGACAGATTCTAGATTCACGTGGCAACCCCACGATTGAAGTTGATGTCTATACTCGTTCATCGTTTGGGCGTGCAGCCGTGCCCAGTGGTGCCAGCACGGGCGAAAACGAAGCCGTTGAGCTGCGTGACGGCGATAAGAAAAAGTATCTCGGTAGAGGTGTCTTAAAAGCGGTTAAACATGTCAATACTGTTATCAATGATGCACTGACAGGTATGGTCGTAACGCAGCAAACAGAAATTGACCACAAGCTCATTGAGCTTGATGGCACAGAGAATAAGTCCAAGCTGGGCGCCAATGCCATCTTGGGCGTCTCACTCGCCTGTGCAAAAGCCGCTGCGGATTTTACTGGCTTACCTCTCTATCGATACATTGGGGGTGCATTAGCGTGCACTCTGCCCGTTCCGATGATGAATGTTCTCAACGGCGGTGCCCACGCAGACAACAATGTAGACTTTCAAGAGTTTATGATTGTGCCCGTTGGTTTTTCAACCTTCAGTGATGCGCTGCAGTGCGGTGCCGAAATTTTCCATTCGCTCAAAGCGCTTCTCAAATCCAAAGGTTACAGCACCGCTGTTGGTGATGAAGGCGGCTTTGCACCAAACCTCAAATCCAACGAGGAAGCTATTGAACTTGTGCTCGAAGCAATTGGTAAAGCTGGTTACAAAGCAGGCGAAGCGTCGACGGGTGCATCGAAGTCCAAGAAAAATGCTGGTTCTTCTGCGCCTGCCGGCAATGTGATGATTGCCTTAGACCCTGCTACCTCAGAGCTGTATGACCCAGCCAAAAAGAAATACATCTTCAAGAAATCCACCAAGCAAGAGCTTTCATCCGAAAAGATGGTCGAGTATTGGGAAAATTGGGTTAAGCAGTATCCGATTATTTCTCTGGAAGACGGCATGGCGGAACACGACTGGGAAGGCTGGGCGATGCTGACGGAGCGTTTGGGCAAACGCATTCAGCTTGTCGGTGATGATTTGTTCGTAACCAACACGAAAATTCTCTCCCGTGGCATAGAGCAAGGCATTGCGAATTCCATCTTGATTAAGGTGAATCAGATTGGCACGCTGACCGAGACACTGGAAGCGGTCGCCATGGCAACCCGAAATGGCTATACATCAATTATTTCTCATCGCAGTGGGGAGACGGAAGATGCCACGATTGCACAGCTTGCAGTCGCCACCAATGCTGGGCAAATCAAAACAGGCAGTCTATCCCGCACAGACCGCGTTGCCAAATACAACGAGCTGCTACGCATTGAAGAACAGCTTGGTAGCGAAGCCAAGTTTCTTGGGCGAGCAGCTTTTCGCGTCTAA
- a CDS encoding TonB family protein, with product MKSALLYSAILFLFTSASSAVWAQGRVIGRVVDERGEPVGGATVSLVGKTVPHTQAAISNGQGYYVLLGVQEGGYEVRVKRRGYPEWRAEIAVAASTTKRMDVRLGEAPEIVVKANPASADKDRDKGKQQEAETQYNIARDIEVSAISNDAGMLSALKAAEEFAKVEESVTIPDKEVELIGGVEGLYKKVVYPFTAERARIEGQVVAKVYIDEAGYITQISLVKSAHPLLNAEVLRVITEEARFLPAQVKGKPVKSAMIIPIRFVLK from the coding sequence ATGAAAAGCGCATTACTATACTCGGCTATCCTTTTCCTCTTCACTTCGGCAAGTAGCGCAGTGTGGGCACAAGGGCGAGTGATCGGCAGAGTAGTAGATGAGCGTGGTGAGCCAGTGGGCGGTGCCACCGTGTCGTTGGTGGGTAAAACCGTGCCACATACGCAGGCAGCGATTTCAAATGGGCAGGGATATTATGTGCTGCTGGGAGTTCAAGAGGGTGGATACGAAGTGCGCGTGAAACGTCGGGGCTACCCTGAATGGAGGGCTGAAATTGCTGTCGCAGCCTCAACAACCAAACGAATGGATGTAAGGCTGGGTGAAGCGCCTGAGATTGTCGTGAAAGCAAATCCTGCAAGCGCGGACAAGGATAGAGACAAGGGCAAGCAGCAGGAAGCTGAAACGCAGTATAACATTGCTCGTGATATTGAGGTCAGTGCAATTTCAAACGATGCAGGTATGCTGAGTGCCTTGAAAGCTGCAGAAGAATTTGCAAAGGTGGAAGAAAGCGTAACGATTCCTGACAAGGAAGTCGAGCTAATTGGAGGGGTCGAGGGACTCTACAAAAAGGTTGTCTATCCTTTCACGGCGGAACGCGCCCGAATTGAAGGTCAAGTCGTAGCGAAGGTCTATATTGATGAGGCAGGTTATATCACCCAAATTAGCTTAGTGAAATCAGCTCATCCACTGCTCAACGCAGAGGTGCTTCGCGTCATTACAGAGGAAGCACGCTTTTTGCCGGCACAAGTGAAAGGAAAGCCCGTCAAGAGTGCAATGATTATCCCGATTCGTTTCGTGCTGAAATAG
- the argS gene encoding arginine--tRNA ligase has translation MKELLISGIQSALGELGIALPEQPILIEKPADEKFGDASTNIAMLLAKALKKNPRQIATDIVAKLPFQHDTMERIEVAGAGFINFYFAKPFIVRSIQEVLLQGERYGRSTVGVGKKAIVEYVSANPTGPLTVGRGRGGVLGDTIANLLEAQGYSVTREYYFNNAGRQMRILGESVRLRYLEYCGEKVDFPEDYYQGEYIKDIARKIYEQYGDTKKESASPYFFKEFAEAEIFESIKKTLLRLGIKHDSYFNELELYRRECGEPSRNDRVIEELDRLGYIERRDGAIWFKTSLLGKKTVNKETKEEIPVDTVLVKSNGEPSYRLPDIAYHITKFERGFDLIVNVFGADHIDEYPDVLRALRALGYDDSRVKVVINQFVTTTINGQVVKMSTRKGNADLLDDLIDEVGPDATRFFFMMRSKDTHLNFDLELAKKQSNENPVFYLQYAHARICGIERVAVETAGFAPNPSEYGVLEHLSLKEELDLAKTLMRFPEAITFAAESLEPQKLVTYLNDVAAAFHKFYVECRIVGEPEPIMKARLYLALATRQVLRNGFKILGISAPERM, from the coding sequence ATGAAAGAGCTGCTGATTTCAGGCATTCAGTCCGCATTAGGAGAGCTGGGCATTGCACTGCCCGAACAGCCAATCTTGATTGAGAAGCCAGCGGACGAAAAGTTTGGCGATGCCTCCACAAACATCGCAATGCTCTTAGCTAAGGCGCTGAAAAAAAATCCGCGCCAGATTGCTACCGACATTGTCGCAAAGTTGCCTTTCCAACACGATACAATGGAGCGCATTGAGGTCGCTGGGGCAGGCTTTATCAACTTCTACTTTGCAAAGCCCTTTATTGTGCGCTCCATCCAAGAAGTGCTTCTGCAGGGTGAGCGCTATGGACGCTCTACGGTTGGAGTAGGCAAAAAAGCAATCGTGGAGTATGTCAGTGCCAATCCAACAGGGCCGCTGACCGTCGGTCGTGGGCGAGGCGGGGTCTTGGGCGATACAATTGCAAACCTGCTCGAAGCACAGGGCTACAGCGTAACGCGAGAGTATTACTTCAACAATGCAGGACGGCAAATGCGTATCTTGGGCGAGTCTGTTCGACTACGCTACCTCGAGTACTGCGGCGAAAAAGTTGACTTCCCCGAAGACTATTATCAAGGTGAGTATATCAAAGACATCGCAAGAAAGATTTACGAGCAATACGGCGACACCAAGAAAGAAAGTGCATCACCCTATTTCTTCAAGGAGTTTGCCGAAGCAGAGATTTTTGAATCCATCAAAAAGACACTCTTGCGCTTAGGAATTAAGCATGATTCTTACTTTAACGAGCTGGAACTCTACCGCCGTGAGTGCGGCGAACCCAGTCGTAACGACCGCGTGATTGAAGAGCTAGACCGACTGGGTTATATTGAGCGGCGTGATGGAGCAATCTGGTTTAAGACCTCACTTTTGGGCAAAAAAACAGTAAATAAGGAGACAAAGGAGGAAATCCCTGTCGACACTGTGCTCGTGAAGTCCAACGGTGAACCAAGCTATCGCTTACCTGACATTGCTTATCATATCACCAAGTTTGAGCGTGGCTTTGACCTAATCGTCAATGTCTTTGGTGCTGACCATATCGACGAATATCCCGATGTGTTGCGCGCACTACGCGCCTTAGGTTATGATGACTCGCGTGTCAAAGTGGTGATTAACCAGTTCGTTACAACGACAATCAACGGGCAAGTCGTGAAAATGTCCACGCGCAAGGGGAATGCCGACCTGCTTGACGACCTGATTGATGAGGTAGGGCCAGACGCCACACGCTTTTTCTTCATGATGCGCTCCAAAGACACGCACCTTAATTTCGACTTGGAGCTTGCTAAGAAACAAAGCAACGAAAACCCTGTATTTTACCTGCAGTATGCGCACGCTCGCATTTGCGGCATCGAACGCGTGGCGGTGGAAACCGCAGGTTTTGCCCCGAATCCTTCTGAGTATGGAGTACTCGAGCATCTGTCTCTGAAAGAAGAGCTGGACTTAGCAAAAACATTGATGCGCTTCCCCGAAGCGATAACCTTCGCAGCAGAAAGTTTAGAGCCGCAGAAATTGGTCACCTATCTCAACGATGTAGCAGCAGCCTTTCACAAGTTCTATGTGGAGTGCCGCATTGTCGGTGAGCCTGAGCCGATAATGAAAGCACGCCTATACCTTGCGCTGGCAACCCGACAGGTTTTGCGCAACGGTTTCAAAATTCTGGGTATCTCTGCACCTGAGCGAATGTAA